The sequence below is a genomic window from Theobroma cacao cultivar B97-61/B2 chromosome 6, Criollo_cocoa_genome_V2, whole genome shotgun sequence.
aataatatatTTGTTTCCTACATACAATTACGAAATGTGATAGGATTGGCAAGTTTACACTAATTCAAATCCCAAGCACACCTAAATATTTTTACAGTAAATTTGCAtgcaaaattgattaaattctCTTGGAAATATGTTAATAGGAACTtagataaataatataaaaaaaaaagtaaatttccTTCGTTAAACCGTTTTATTTGGATATCCAACGAAAATCGAATAATATATCTACAATTTCGAATAACGGGTATTTTAATCCTCGAGCTCGAACATTATAATTATCtaaaatcatattaatataatttagtCGGATCGGATACCCGAGTTGATtaccatttttatttcatccAAAGCTCCAAACCCTAATGTGGGTCACACCTCAAAAAAAAAGGGACCGTTGTGTTCCACGCCTTGTGCAGATGCTAATGTGAcacaattcaaatttcaaaagttcAAAATGGAGAATAAAGAAAGCTGCCACTTTTCTCTCACATTGCTCTCTTGAAAACGGAGCTCTGGCTTTGATGACACAATCTACCAGTCTATTTCTAGTTCAAGAAGAATCCCAGGCCAGCTCCACCTCACActtcaaatttcaaatccTCACTTCTCCTTTTTGGTTAGATTCATAGCTAATACTTACAAAGTTTTAGAACTTGAAAAAGGgttccattttgttttttttttgggttcttTTTCTCTGAGAAAAAGCCAAATGCTTTTGGCTTGAAGATTGTTGAAACttcctttccttgttttctacACGATGAGAGAAGAAAACCCATCAGAGAACAGAGCCAAAGCTTCAAAATTTGCTGATCAAAATCAAGCACCAAGGTCTCATAACACGAAAACTACTACCCATCAATCGAAACCCAAGTCTTCATGGGGTTCACACATTGTGAAGGGCTTCACAGCTGATAAGAAAACAAAGGTTCAAACCATCACGGTCCCAACCAAGAAAGAGACTATATCAAATTCTGATGCGGGAAACCAAAAGAACCCATCTTTGGCTTCTCATTCTAGAGTTAAAAGGTCACTCATTAGTGATTTAGCTTGCTCGGTTAATGCAAACCAAGTTCACCCTCAAGTGTACCAAACTCACCGGAGACAGTCCTCGGGTTCTCGTGATTTGTTCATTGAATTAGACCATGTTAGGAGCCTTCTTCAGGAATCGAAAGAAAGGGAGCTTAAGCTGCAAGCTGAGCTTGCAGAATGGAAAACAAATGCTAAAGTTTTGGATCTTGAAAGGCAGCTGCAAAGAAGGAACAGTGAGGTAGATGATCTTTCACACAGAGTTGGGCTGTTGGAGTCCGAGAAGACCAGCTTATGTGAGCAAGTGGCAACTTTGAGTTCCATTTTGGAAAGGAATGAGGACAATTTGGAAATTTCGAAGGAACCACAATCAATTAGGAATCTTGAAATGGAAGTTGTGGAGTTGAGGAGGTTGAACAAGGAGTTGCAGCTGCAAAAGAGGAACCTTGCTTGCAAGCTTTCATCTTTGGAGTCCGAGTTGGCTTCTCTTGCCAAAGCTAATGAGGTAGTTTCGTTAACTTTTAATTCCTCTGTTTGTTTGTTGAGGAATTGTTGCaacataaaattaagaaaatataagatCAAAAAGATATCTTTATTGTCCTCTATAATTCAAGGCAATTAAGCATAGGATCAGTCAGTTTTTAGTCTACTGCAATATGCTCACTTGGTTCTCCTAATATTAATCTGTTTagataattttcataatcctTTCTCGTGTTTTGTGGTCGTCTTTATTTAATCCTTATATTACTTTATTGTAGTCTGTCTTGATTACTGCTATAATTTTGGAAGTATTTTGGTTTGTCTTGAgtgcttttgattgttttgcTTTCTTCTGGAGTATTTAGGCTTTTGACCCCATTGTCTTGGTTTTGCTATGTTCTTGCTGTTCTCCATCTTGGTTTTATCAGAGTGATGTTGTTGCGAAAATTAAAGCTGAGGCGTCAATGTTAAGACACACCAATGAGAACCTGAGTAAACAAGTAGAAGGTCTACAAATGAGCCGCTTGAATGAGGTTGAGGAGCTTGCATACTTGAGGTGGGTTAATTCATGCTTACGGGATGAATTACGAAATTCATGCTCAACAATGAATTTTGATAAAACGTTAAGTCCAGCTCAAAGCAAGGGTGAATATGTTGACACACCAAACTCTTTAAGCTGTAAGAGCCCAGAATACAGTAGTGTAATGAGattaagtttaattaaaaagctaaaaaaatgGCCTATTAGTAGCCAGGATTTTTCAAGTACAGAATGTGCAGCTAATCTTGTGGATAAGGATTGGGTTCATTTAGAGGAGGGGAGAAGTCCTGGAAGAAGACATTCTATAAGTGGATCGAAATGTTATGTAGAAGAGTTAATACCAAATAAGAGAAGGCAATCTGATGGTTTTATGTGTACAAAAGAAGTGGAAAGGGAAGCAGAGCCACTAAGTTCTCAAAAGTATGGTTCAGTTCAAAGAATGCGGTTCTTTGGAAATTGCCAAGAGACAAATAAGCCTGCAGCTTCCTTAGATGTTGAGAAAAGGGCTTTGCGGATTCCAAATCCTCCTCCCAGACCTTCCTGCTCAATTTCAAATGGACCTAAAGAGGAaagttctacacaaattccacctcctccaccaccaccacctcctcCCCCTCCAAAGTTTTCAGTGAGAAGTGGTGCAGGACTCGTTCAGCGAGCCCCACAAGTAGTTGAGTTTTATCATTCACTCATGAAGAGGGATTCTCGAAAGGATTCTACAAATGGAGGAATATGTGATGTGCCAGATGTTGCAAATGTCCGTAGCAGCATGATCGGTGAAATTGAGAACAGATCATCACATTTGCTTGCTGTAAGTGCTTGCCTACTAACTATCAGttaaatctttttataaatGAGCTTGAATTTTCTTTACATAAATGATTTCAGCTCCAAGTTgcattttctatttattttctgCTACATGGACAATATAGAGACCAaatgaaaacataatattCATATAACATGTGCATTTGAGTTTATGTTTTAGgaactcattttgtttaaaacTCTTTTATTGACATAAAATtgtatttaaattgtttactGTATCAAACTTGGTTGTTCAGCTACTCCAGGTTCTAACCACGACTTATAATCATtccttatgtagataaaggcAGATGTCGAAACTCaaggagaatttgtgaatTCGTTGATAAGAGAAGTCAATAATGCTGTTTATCAGAACATTGAAGATGTAGTGGCATTTGTGAAGTGGCTTGATGATGAACTTTGCTATCTGGTATGTTGCTAATTGTTAAGGAGAAAAGAACTTAGTAATATTACAATTTGCTTGCATTTCCTAATCATTGTATCTGTTATGCTTAAAGAGATCTACTGCATGAGAAATATCACTGAAATGATGGAAAGATATCTGTGTCTTGAAATGAGTTGGCATGCGTGCTGTATGGCTttttctaaaagaaaaaaaaaaatcttttgaagGTTGATGAAAGGGCGGTCTTAAAGCACTTTGCCTGGCCAGAGAAAAAAGCTGACACATTGCGAGAAGCAGCATTTGGGTATCGAGATCTCAAGAAATTGGAGTCTGAGGTCTTATACTACAAGGATGATTCCAGAATGCCTTGTGATATTGCCTTAAAGAAAATGGTTGCTTTGTCTGAGAAGTAAGAATCTAAAAAACTGTCCTTTGAGCATTttggttctttttcttttggaagaTTCCAATTTCTACTAGTTGAAAACctctgaaaattttcattaaattgccAGGATGGAGCGCACTGTCTATAACCTCCTCCGTACAAGAGAGTCATCGATGCGTAACTGCAAGCAATTCCAAATTCCCACAGACTGGATGCTTGACAATGGGATTATAAGCAAGGTACTTGAAGTTGTCATTTCCAATAACTAAGATGTTCCAACTTTTGCTAAGAACAATTTCCTACAAGACTTCCATATCTACACTCACatggaataaaaaaatttcatatgaACTGGTTTTTGGCTTTGATTTTGTTGTCCGCCTGTGGTATTATATTTAGTGTAGAGAAGCAGAAAAGCAAAGCGCACATGTGCACTCCTATCCTAtgcatgtatgtatgtatttcTTGAAACATAACCTAACCAGATATCCCATCATATGCTTTTATaatgttgaatatttttttcggcgtacttatgtttgatgaaagAGAGTTCAAGGGGGAAAATTTGGAACTAACAACAACTTGTAAAGCAGAATCCGATGTCATGCCTCAATAGGACTCTTTGTAAATATTACTTGAGGCAATGCTATTGGAAACAAGTCACATATTTGGTATTTATCTATAATTTGATGTAACCTTGTCTTGTGTTATTTCTGAAAAATTCTATTGTTCCATCTTATTACTTTAAAATTATCTATTGTAAGAACTGTAAATGTTCTATTTCTACGTTCATTAGCCCCACTTGCTCTGGTACAGGGTAGTTTAAGTGACTTCCTCTGTTAGACGGCTCAATGAATTTTCATTTCAGATTAAGCTTGGATCAGTAAAATTGGCAAAGAAGTACATGAAAAGGGTAGCCATGGAACTTCAGTTGAAGGCAACTCTGGAAAAGGATCCTTCAATGGACTATATGCTCCTTCAAGGAGTGAGATTTGCTTTCAGAATACATCAGGtttgttaaataaataaaagtttaatttcttatttactTTGGTTTGGTTTGCTCAAACATAGGAGATGGAGggcaaataaattaaaacaaaactcATACACACAACACAAACCACAGACAAAGCTAGATATATCACTTTGAGCTTGCTGTATTTCTCCTTTAGTGAAAAATGTTCTGTACTACCACTAAAAATGAGTTGTTTAGCTTGTATTATGCAAGGAAAAGACAAAGGCAACATGTGCCATATGGTAGAGAAGCAAATAACATTTAGGAATTAAAGCTTTCGTGGACAACAATATGCATTATCTTAATTACATATCGAATAATTATATAAGCATTGTTATTACATATTAGACGTTTGCTTGTGCATGGCTTGATAACTGATTAATCTCTCCCTGGTTATGATCAGTTTAGCTATTATTGGTACGTAAATGGATCAGTTTTCGACACCCAGAGTGATTTCTTTTGTGGTTTATGCAGTTTGCAGGAGGATTTGATTCTGAAACAATGCATGCATTTGAGGAACTCCGAAACCTGGCCAACCTCCTTAACAAGAAGTAAAAGGGAGATAcaccattttttttgttctttctttgggGCAGGGCATGGAGGTTGTTGTTGGAACTATCTTTTTGCTTACCATCTCAGTAAGCTTCAGCAGAAAGCAAATACGCGACATACTAGGCCATTGGTTGGCTACAGAGAGTTTTGTGTGTGGAAATGGAAGAGTTTTGTTTTGAGTTTATGCTCATTTTGAAGAGACTACGTGTAAAAATGCACTATGCTTGGTCAAGTGAACATGTGCATTTGAAGCTTCTTCCAAGTTTGCATTAATAACTGCAGCTTCCCGGTTTCATTTAATATGTAAAATAACTGGTTAAATTGGTCTATGAAAGTAAGATATATGGCCCATGAGGATTTAACATATTGGTATAACTTTGGGTTTTGATTGCCAAATGAACCCCAACAGCACCAGCCTCTGCTTCTTGGGTTGGACTCATTGGACCCTTCACCCATTTTCCTGGCATTTTGAAGATGTAAGGGAAGAACttttatccatttttttcCCTATTAAAGTCAACTTTAACATCAATAGTGGAGCTTAGTGCATTTCTTTATCACGTGAATTTTTCGCTTCAATGATCTTCAGCTTGCTTTGATGACAATTGTCATCATCATTATCCCAACAcaccaaagaaagaaaagtataTGACATGGAGATTCTAATCTGATTGTGAAGCAAATCAatggtgatttttttttgaaaggaacCAATGCTTAAATGCAGATACACTTGCTACCTATGTAATGGTTGGGCTTAAAGTGCCTGTAAGTGGTCCACTGTCAAATCCTAAGGGTTAGCTCTAGACAGGGAGTGGAAACTACCACGTTGGAGTATGGTAGGGGTGAGGGAATTTTCGGTGGAGGAATGAAAAGAACACCAATGACAAAAGCACTCTGAAGGGCCGCCATTGCCATTTAGAGACCAAAGCTAGGGGGAGTCAATGGAAGAATTAGATACCTAGTCGTAAACAATAGATAGTAGGCGTTGTGCGTATTGTCCCATGCAGTGTTAATAGCTAACGTGGAGAATGTTTGCAGGAATGAAACTCAAAAAGGGATATGAGGGGAGCTGGCTCAAACGGTGTAGCATTTGGTTTAATTCAATGCAAAGAGAAGAACCTCACCATGGCATTTGACGTCAAAAAATCCTCTTGGAAGAGAGGGTCGCCTTGGGTGCATGGTTGTCATCAGCTTGTGCCCTAAGGTGTTGGGTTTCGGTACCCCCATTGAGTTTGCAACCCTAAATAATCTACCGATATGAGAAGTTGGAGAAACGTGAGGAACTTTACCTATTGATCTTTGTCTCCTTATTGTAATTATGAGCCTCGCCGTTACTATTGTTTACCCTGGTCATGTGTCAAAACTCAAAAGTGATTGATGCAGACAAAACTTGGTCCTTTCTCTTTCTGTAAGTAAAGGGTTCTtttaataataagaaaagaaatgtaaaTAGGTAAAAGGATGCATTAAAGACACTGTAAAAGGAAAGATTGGAATAGTCATTGAATGTTATGAccaatcaaagaaaataaatagagAATTAGTGAGAGTACACTCAGTACTTCAACAATTActttaaaatttcttcttGGTGGTCTTCTATACATCTTTTTACTTATACCctttgtctctctctctctcagaGTAATCCTTCACACTTTGAATACCGAATTCATTGTACAAATGTTGCATACTAATACTAGTCATAGGTGTAGTAGtgagaataaagaaaatacaGTACAGCAGGGCACACAGCTGGGTTCTGGCAGGCGTGAGGGGGGAGCAGAGAGGACCCACGTGCGGTGCCATTGCTAAATCAGGCAATCAAATGCACAGTCTTCACGCTTTACCTCTTCCCCTTGTATGTGACTGATTGAATCTCATCCACAGAGCTCTGAGCGTCATAGATTTGACATTTTGACAAGATGTAACAATAGCACAGTTCTTTCCATCAAATCAACAACTTATCACCCCCTCCTGCATTTGGCCTTACCTTCTAAATAATTGCTACCTTGTAGTCATAccattctttctctttttccacCTTTCATtaactccaaaaatcaccaggaCAACTtaaagcaaagaaaagaaaaatgaaagttTGGTAGACCTAATTGAATGTGGATAAAGGGTCAATATTGGCCTTTATTGTGATTTTTATATCTTTCTATTTCTTGTTCATTTGATCATGTAATGTTGAGATAGAGTTCATCTTCATATGCATTTACAATATTGTTTTCAATAATTGAAATGAAACatatgattttgatttgaattattAACGTAATTAAGTAATTGTATAGATTATAAACTAAATCAATGACATTAGATTACAGCACAATTTGGCATCCCACATGAGACATATAGCATTTGACCATAAAATGTAATCTGTTGCATGAAACAGGAAGGATGTGATGATATATGCCCCCAATTGGCTAACCTTCCATGTTGATTTCCTTGGTAAATTTTAGATGCATGTGCATGAGCTCTATTCCATCAAATGCCAAATAAAGATTGAAAACCAATATAAGAAATGGGGAAAGTGGGCAAAGACGCAATCTAGCAACAAGGTTGGGAGAAGAATGTTACACCATTTCCAGCTAGTaagagagaaacaaatataaccaaagaagaaaggaaaggaaaggaaaggggGGGAAAATGGGTTTGTATTTTTGATTGAGAAGATGTATTGAAGTGATATTCAAACTGTCATCACTTCCCTGActtggttttcttttctagGGGCCCCCTCTtgtctcctctctctctctcattccCTCTTCTTCCATTAATTCTTCATCACCCACTTTTGTAGTtgtaataatataaatattcttATACTGAGATCATGGCTCTCACCTCCTCCACCACAACTATATCctcctccctttctctctttgcTTTTCTTTGAGTTCAGTTTCTTTGGGAGCCATCAACTGATCTTTTACCTGCACCTGCATGTtgcttttcttcatttcataGACGACCCTAAATTAGGTAGCGGTAGCACTACACTTGGGAACGCTGGTTAAGTACTATGTCGGCCGCTGTTGCCCCCGCATGCGTCTCGGACAAGTCCAGCAGCAGTTCGGTGTCAGTGCTTTCGCCACCATCGCCACAACCAACGCTCCCTTTAAGCCGTTACGAGTCTCAGAAGCGGCGTGACTGGAACACGTTTGGGCAGTACCTGAGGAACCATCGTCCCCCCTTGGCTCTCTCCCGCTGCAGCGGAGCCCACGTCCTGGAATTCCTCAAGTACCTCGATCAGTTCGGGAAAACCAAAGTCCACACTCAGAATTGTCCCTTCTTTGGTCACCCTCACCCTCCAGCGCCCTGCCCTTGCCCTCTCAGGCAAGCCTGGGGCAGCTTGGATGCTCTCATCGGCCGCCTCCGTGCAGCCTTCGAAGAAAACGGAGGCCAACCAGAGCTGAACCCTTTTGGTGCTCGTGCTGTGAGGCTGTACCTGAGGGAAGTGCGGGACGTTCAGGCTAAGGCTAGAGGCATAGCTtatgagaaaaagaagagaaagaaaccGCAGCAGCAGATACAGTCAACAGCTACTGATACGTATGAGATTGGCAACCATTTTCAGCAAGGAGTCTCAGGGCAATCCTCTGAGGCAAAGCGGGCTATGGCTGTAGGAAACAGTTTGGGTGGTGGAGGCTCCATGATTGCACTGTCTGTGTTAAACTAGATCTTTGGATGATGATCACTGCTTCAGGTGTAAAAATGAAGGACTCATATCTAGTCTAGGGTTAATCAATGATGAAGATGTTGCTACTTAATTTACTAGTGTAATGCATGTATTTTGAGACTTTTTTCTGAATCAAGTGTAGTGGgttttatgtttttggatCAAATCTTGTTCATACATAAACTTAGATGCTTTGCCTGTTAGTTTCCGTTGAAATTTCTACATGAGAGCTGATAATTTCTTGTGAGGTTGGGATTTGCATTACATGTCTTGTGGTGTATATGATTGCATGcctaattaatttcattgcaTATTATTGCCTTTGACATTTGAAGAAACCATGGCCATCCATAAGCCATCCAATTTTAGGTTACATTAAGTTGATGATATCATAGTAGTcttaatcaataaaaaatacatagCAAAAGACACATCATGATATGACATAGTCATCAAATTAACTCGAAAATTCCTATACATATTTGTATATACTTAGGGTACGAATACATTGTtaaatttaatagtttttGTATACATTTAAGAGTATGAAtaagttaaatttaaataaacgaATACGTTGTTAAGTTCAATAATCGATcagtttattaaaatttaatcattttcgTATATATTTAGGGTACAAATATGCTGTTAATTTAGCTTTCGTATGTACGAATTcgttttattaaaaatttaataccTTTCGGGTACGAAGAATAAgttattaaattcaataatCGACTTGctaaagaattaattaattgtgtaGAAAGTGGAAGAAGGGTGTAATGGTTAACAATTGGATCCTTAtcttaagttttattttttacatgtTAAGTGCAACAATAAGGTGATAAGtccattttaatattaattaagaCAACAAAGTTAGATTATTCATGGCCTTTGTCTTtgttagaaaaaaatgaaattgctTTTAATTATCGAATAAGTGtaaaaggagaaaattttttatcgaaaatgccacatgtacgaaatttgtaaattaaagaaaatttttgatgtGTCATGAACTTGAGAACATAATGAAAAAtagttatataattaattataaaacaattaatttattgattaaattattttagagATACATAATTGAAGTAATTAAAATTCATGTAATTTGgatcaattaaaattcacttaTTGGTCATCTAATTTATgtctaaataaattaagttaatttaaaaataatatataaatttggtcaattaaaatttacccGTTGGTCATTTATCtgtaaaaattaagataatttaaaaattaaatcataatttgatcattcaagtatctctaaataaaataagataacttagaaataaaattcaaattcaacaaatcaaaactcaaaaattcaaaatttgacCAATCAAAAAGTCATTATATGAGTTATAATGATTTatatctaattaaattaaaataatttagagataaagtAATTGAactttatatacatatatatatatatatgcattaaaaggaaaatccCTTTACATATTCCTATaaataatctttatttttcgAAATGTTGGAGTGAATATGGTTTGGGTGGATGTCTTGAAACTAATATTGTGCAAACTTAAACTTAAACATCAtcttaattagaattaattcTAGGTTTGAATGGTCCAAGTTACCCTAAATATCttatatcatataatatttaatattaaaattaacaatatttattaatattggTAGTAAATCTTAAAAGGAATAAGAGTAACTAACAAATAACTTCTACAATATCATGTCATATTGAAGCAGTAACATTCCAATTACATAATTTCTATGTAGCAATCATATAATAAACCACCATACATATGAATTCATGAATCCTAGAAAAAACTTCATATATGCATCAAGATCAAACTACTATATTTTGTTTACAATAAGATAAGAGTTTGCAGTGAAATGTAAAATcgaaaaaatattaaactatataaatgcatatatatttataatatttatatgtatgtgTGTCTGCACGAATGCGCCTATCTATCAAACGAAGGAAAGGATGGAAAGAAAGTAGGTTTTGGTTCTACCCCTTTCCTTCCTTCATCTTTTCCTCTTACCAAAGACAGCATAAGTAAGATTGGTGGGGGTTCCAGGTTATTTGGCGAGCTTTCAAAACAGACAaaactctttctttcctttccccTTCCTTTCATGGTAAATTTAGTTACTGAAGGAAATCCTCTTCCAGGATTGCTGCAAAAGAAAGGTCAACTTATAAAGATGGGGTATATATCTTGTCTACCAAGTGATGTCACTTATATTTCCAGACATCATTTGACATCCACAAATGCAGAATATGCTTTGTAAGACAGACTTCATTCTGACAATTCCTCTCTTTAGATTAAAAGTTGTGGTGGAGAAAGGATCCTGCTTGATTTGGAGACATTTTTTTCCTCCAATTAATCACCATTTGTCATCATTACTTATTAGTGCTAACATGTTTACCATTACTTTCCAGGCCTCCttcttaacttttttatttcctaCATTTTTTAGATTTCATTTGATTGTTATTACTACAATTTTTATGAACATATATTCAAAGATAGTAATATGTATTACATGTATTCATATATAATCATTttgtacaaaaataaaattttacatttttactattttaaaaaagtaaaatttttatgtatgtatatttaaCTTAACGGTAAGTGTATGTATCTCTCTTATTCAATGAACCAAATATGAATCTCCTTTTCACCAAAATTGAActtgataagaaaaaaattcaattgttaaattttgattttttattaaatattcatCCTTTTTTTAGTTCATCCCAAAACTATgttcactttctttttttaacaatGTACAACTCTTTAGTTTTCTAATgttgtatatataatttttaattttttttccaaacaaataaataaatatatatttttggatGTCAATACTCATGTCATCCGTACATATATGTATCAGGCAGTCTCAAGTAGAAATCAGAGTAAAGATGCATATagtttatattaaattaaccTACATACAAACACAGGCAACACCTATGTCACTTAACTAACATCATATATGCATGTCATGCATGCATATGTGAAAATTTGATGTCAATACTCATGTCCATGACCATAACACATGTTACTTGGGAGAGTCTCTGTCCTCTTATTCTAGAAAATGACCTCCACcctgttttgtttctaaatgtGTTCCTTTAGGTAAGCAGCATTTTATGCCTGGGCCTGGGGAACATTTTCCTGCAAACAGATTTTACATGGTAACAATGCAACTCTCAAAAGTTCGATCAGAGAGCAACCTACCAAACTTTGTACCTGGGGTCTGATTTTCAGGCATGATTCCCCATTAGCTGGAGGAAACGTTCTGCACTCCAATTTCTTATGCCACATTAATGCTCCAAAGAATATATAATTTGACAGATAATGCAAACATCACATATTTACTCACTTTAAACATGTCTTTCTTTCAGGTCTGCATACACACACCCTTCTCTCTCATTTGCTTGTAATTACCTAGAACATAGCTGGAAAGTGTTAGACAGCAGGCCTATTAATCTATTATTCCAATCAGTAAAGTATGAAAGAATAGAAAgctattgtaaatttaaaataataatgggATAAGGTGCAAGAAACAGGGAGTCTGGTCATCGCTTTAGGCAACAAAGCTTGGTGGTATTTGGATTCCTTTATATTAACACCAtataatatatacaaaaaGTAAGCAAAATGAAATATGACACAAGAATGTAGCAAAATTCTCcaagttttagagagaaaatggAGGAATATGCCATGAAGGACAAAAGAGCGAGGATACATGTAAGAGTCAAGTTCTTGACAGATCAAAAAGCAGgttataaaatatgaaaaagtaAGAGTGTTAAGtggttaaaaaattaaatatgacaTAACTTTGAAACATCCTAAAAGAGAAAGATAGAAATTCATTTAAGGTCGGAAGtagtaacttttttttttttttgatggCATGGTCATGCAGAAATAAAAATCCCTCTGAAGGACATGTATACTTTAtcttaatgaaattaatttttatacttttattaaaaatcgATTTAAGGACAGCTGATAACAGTATTACGCATATGCCAGTAATCTTCGCAATATTAGTTATGACATGCAATGGCTTGTTGattgtttttacttttgctGACTTTTAAAGAGCATAAATTTACAATTGATCAGTGTTCATTTCCTCATAGGTGAGAAATTCAGTGATTATTTATCATAAAACGAGCTTAGAAATATTTAATAAGTATGAGAACAGGCatgcaattataaaaactaatataaTAGCAAACCAATTATAAACAAATCAAGTGCCTAGCCTATGATTTGTATGTAATTTTTAGGATGTTTATCAATATTCTGTACATTATTtgctctttaatttttaaaatcttccCACAGTGATTATATGgaaactaaaaaatatatacatttatGTTTTTCCAACTTTATTTTAGTatatttttaaactattttgcctttatttatttattttacaaagaTATTATATCTATATAGCCTACAATTATTTTCACTACAACCCCAACCATGAGTTTTCCAGAGATAAACTTGGGATTTATGTGGAACTCAAGTGGACCCCATACTCATGAATgattgagattttataattctaTACAATTAATTATAGACGAAATGAACTCATCTCCACACTAGCTAACAACATTAGATGCATGGGATCATTGGATGAgttacaaatttaaaaaagtagGATGTCTTACCTAGCCTTTAACCTTTTCACCAGCCTTGCTGCTGGGGTACCTGTGCCTGAAACAGCA
It includes:
- the LOC18595109 gene encoding protein CHUP1, chloroplastic isoform X2, producing the protein MREENPSENRAKASKFADQNQAPRSHNTKTTTHQSKPKSSWGSHIVKGFTADKKTKVQTITVPTKKETISNSDAGNQKNPSLASHSRVKRSLISDLACSVNANQVHPQVYQTHRRQSSGSRDLFIELDHVRSLLQESKERELKLQAELAEWKTNAKVLDLERQLQRRNSEVDDLSHRVGLLESEKTSLCEQVATLSSILERNEDNLEISKEPQSIRNLEMEVVELRRLNKELQLQKRNLACKLSSLESELASLAKANESDVVAKIKAEASMLRHTNENLSKQVEGLQMSRLNEVEELAYLRWVNSCLRDELRNSCSTMNFDKTLSPAQSKGEYVDTPNSLSCKSPEYSSVMRLSLIKKLKKWPISSQDFSSTECAANLVDKDWVHLEEGRSPGRRHSISGSKCYVEELIPNKRRQSDGFMCTKEVEREAEPLSSQKYGSVQRMRFFGNCQETNKPAASLDVEKRALRIPNPPPRPSCSISNGPKEESSTQIPPPPPPPPPPPPKFSVRSGAGLVQRAPQVVEFYHSLMKRDSRKDSTNGGICDVPDVANVRSSMIGEIENRSSHLLAIKADVETQGEFVNSLIREVNNAVYQNIEDVVAFVKWLDDELCYLVDERAVLKHFAWPEKKADTLREAAFGYRDLKKLESEVLYYKDDSRMPCDIALKKMVALSEKMERTVYNLLRTRESSMRNCKQFQIPTDWMLDNGIISKRSRKAKRTCALLSYAY
- the LOC18595109 gene encoding protein CHUP1, chloroplastic isoform X1, encoding MREENPSENRAKASKFADQNQAPRSHNTKTTTHQSKPKSSWGSHIVKGFTADKKTKVQTITVPTKKETISNSDAGNQKNPSLASHSRVKRSLISDLACSVNANQVHPQVYQTHRRQSSGSRDLFIELDHVRSLLQESKERELKLQAELAEWKTNAKVLDLERQLQRRNSEVDDLSHRVGLLESEKTSLCEQVATLSSILERNEDNLEISKEPQSIRNLEMEVVELRRLNKELQLQKRNLACKLSSLESELASLAKANESDVVAKIKAEASMLRHTNENLSKQVEGLQMSRLNEVEELAYLRWVNSCLRDELRNSCSTMNFDKTLSPAQSKGEYVDTPNSLSCKSPEYSSVMRLSLIKKLKKWPISSQDFSSTECAANLVDKDWVHLEEGRSPGRRHSISGSKCYVEELIPNKRRQSDGFMCTKEVEREAEPLSSQKYGSVQRMRFFGNCQETNKPAASLDVEKRALRIPNPPPRPSCSISNGPKEESSTQIPPPPPPPPPPPPKFSVRSGAGLVQRAPQVVEFYHSLMKRDSRKDSTNGGICDVPDVANVRSSMIGEIENRSSHLLAIKADVETQGEFVNSLIREVNNAVYQNIEDVVAFVKWLDDELCYLVDERAVLKHFAWPEKKADTLREAAFGYRDLKKLESEVLYYKDDSRMPCDIALKKMVALSEKMERTVYNLLRTRESSMRNCKQFQIPTDWMLDNGIISKIKLGSVKLAKKYMKRVAMELQLKATLEKDPSMDYMLLQGVRFAFRIHQFAGGFDSETMHAFEELRNLANLLNKK
- the LOC18595110 gene encoding protein LIGHT-DEPENDENT SHORT HYPOCOTYLS 4 — protein: MSAAVAPACVSDKSSSSSVSVLSPPSPQPTLPLSRYESQKRRDWNTFGQYLRNHRPPLALSRCSGAHVLEFLKYLDQFGKTKVHTQNCPFFGHPHPPAPCPCPLRQAWGSLDALIGRLRAAFEENGGQPELNPFGARAVRLYLREVRDVQAKARGIAYEKKKRKKPQQQIQSTATDTYEIGNHFQQGVSGQSSEAKRAMAVGNSLGGGGSMIALSVLN